The genomic window AATTATGGTATTGTAATTTACGCTCAAGCCATAACTGCTTTTTTTGCTGTAATTGTTAACTTTGGTTTTAATATAACAGGAACGAAGGATGTTTCAATCTATAGAAATAACATCAGAAAGTTAAGTCAGATTGTATGTACAATCTTGTTAATTAAAGCAGTATTATTTTTAATATCTATAATACTTTTATTAATTTTCATACATACAATTATAGACACTAGAGAACAAGATCTACTTTTTTTATTTAGTATTTACGTAGCTGTAAATGAATTTTTATTTCCATTATGGTATTTTCAAGGAGTTGAGAAAATGAAATTTATAAGTATTATAAATTTTATCACTAAATTTTTATCAATAATTCTTATTTTTCTTTTTATTCATAGTTCTAAAGATGGAACTACGTTACAATTTATTTTCTTCATTACTTCAATTCTTGGAGGGGCAATCTCTCTTTTTATAATTTTTTATGTAGATAAGATAAGGTTAATATTATTACCTAGAAATGAAATAATTATATTGATTAAAAAAAGTTTTTATGTATTTGTTTCTAAAGGATGTTTCTTATTCACCGAAAGTATAAGTAAAATTATAATAGAGAAGAATTTTGGTACAGCAGATCTAGCCGTCTATGATTTAGGAATAAGAATCATGGCAATATTAAAAAAACCGTTCTTAATATTAACTCAAGCTGTCTATCCAAATTTAAGTTCGACAAAAGATATGACTTTTTCAAAAAAAATATTAATAAGATCAATTATTACAAGTTTTATATTGTATGGAATTATAATTTTACTATCAAACCAAATCTCTTTATTTTTTCTTTCTGAAGAAAATTCTTTGCTAAACTTAACAATCTTGATAATGGGGCTTTCTGTACCTCTTACTGCAATTACATGGGGTTTAGGCGAAAATATGTTAGTTGTTATGGGCTTTTATAAAGAGTATAACATTAGTACGATTTTACAAATGATAACATTTTTTATATGTATACTTATTTATTATACAGTTTATAATTCTATTTCTTTTAATTTTATTTTAGTTTTATACATTCTACCAATCTTATCAGAAGTAGTTTATAGGTATAAATCAGTTAAATCTTTTAAATTAATCTAAGACAATTTTAAATTGATTTATTGGGTTTTGATGCTCATAATAAGTAACAAAAGTTAAATAAATTTGAATATAATTTTATTTATAAGAAAATTCTGCTAAAAATGGTAGATAAGTTAAATGCATAAATTATAGCTAATATTATTTAAGCTAATTTTAATAAGAATATATATTAAGATATTTTATAACTAGTAATATTATCACATTCTTTGCAAAAAAATCCATATTAAAAACTAGTCAATATTAAATTGAAAAAAGAAACATACTATTCTGCTAAGTTCACCGGTTCAATATTAAAGTGAATATTGTATTAAATACTACAACTACTTCAAGGATTAAAATCTTTATGATTTTAACTCTTGCTTATTCTTTTCTGAACTCCGGATTGATATCTTATATGCTATTAATTTTCTGGAGCTTTATATCCGTAATATTTCTACTAAAAGGGGATAGATCGATTTTTTATGCTTTGATATTAGCTAATGCTTATCAGGTTTATGGTAATTCTATTTATCAAAGTAACTTTATATATATCTCTATAATTTATTTTTTAATATTAACATTTTTTAGTTTAGAATGGAAAAAATTATTAAAAGCACCGTTAATTTTTTTGTTCTTAATTTTATTTCTAATGGTTAGAATAGTGATTGGGGCAATAGATGTATTTAGTATTTACTTCTTTATTGTTGAACTTGTTTTGTTTTTTACTCTATTTTTATTTGCTATCTACTTTTTTAACAGCTCGCTTAAGGAAAGTCAAATTTTTATTAACGAACTGAGGAACTACACCCTTATATATTTTCCTTATTATAGTATAATATCTCTTACTAAAGGAGAACTAATCAATCTTAAACCTTTCTATTTAGACGAATTTGGTCACTTTTATTTAATTAGCATTCTACCCATAATTTTTCTTACAATAAAAAGTAAGAAAACAATTGTATTTTTAATAATTTTTCACTTATTATTTATAACTATTCGTGTTAAATACTTGTTTATAAGTAGTTTTGCTTTTATTGGCGCCGGTATTGCATTAATTATTATCACTATTTTCTATTTGAAAAAGTTTACTAAAATTTTGATTCCAATAATTTTAATATTAGGAATATTAACTTATATAGTTCAAAATAACTCTAGCGTATTTGGTAATCATAAAATAGATCAAATTAGTAAGACTTTAAAGAAATTACCTGAACTATCCAATTTAAGCCAATTAAACAAGGTACCTAATTCACCAAGAACTAGAATATTGGAAGTGCTCAATATACATGCAGATTTAAGTAATAGCGGACTTCTTTTTCTTTTTTTTGGCAAAGGGATAGGTGGGTATTTTACAGATAGAGAGTTCCCATTTCGTAATTATAATGTCAGATTAGATAAGTCTGCTTTTTCTAGTAAAGAAATTTTGGAGAGTAAATTTATAAAACCTCATAATACCATACCATACGTTCTTTTAAAGCTTGGATATCTAGGTGTTTTATTTATTCTGTATGTTTGTTATCTAAGTTTGAAATATCTTCCTAAGGATTATTGGATAAGATATGTAGTTACCGCTTATATTCTTATATTGTTTGGAGCAGGATTTAAGAATTTCATAATTATTGGAAGTTTAATTGGAATAGTTTTTAGTTATGAAGCAAAAATTAATAGTAGTAGACTTTCTGGCTGAAATAGGGCATGTAAAAATGCTACAGAATTATATTTCTATATTATCAGAAAAATACGACATCTGGTTTATATCATCTGTTAAATATTGTGAATTGATAAATACTTCAAATTATCATACTATTAGTAATAAATATTTTGATTGGAAATCTAAGTTCGAATTTGTGAAGAATCAAGTTCAAATTATTAAAAAAGTTAAAGGTTTTATAAAAGTTACTGACTTGGTTTTTATTACCTCTTTTGAAAATATATCTTTTTCAATTTTTTGGAAACATGAAAAGACCTTTGCATTAATACATAATAACTTGAATAAAAATAGAGTTAGTGACTTTTTCTTTAAAAGAATAAAAACTGCTATTTCATTCTTTGTTTTTGAAGACTATATTAAAGAATACTTAGTTAATATTGTAAGTAACAAAACCTACACGTTACCTCATACCCTAAATTGTATTTCTGAGAATAATTTTAAAGGAAAAAGTAATATTGTTTTTGTGCCTAGTGCTACCGGAATTTCTTCTTCTTTTTTTGAAACAGTCATAGCTTTTGTAAAAAAAAATAACCTTGTACTTTACTACAAGGATAAAAGTGAAATAAGTTCTGATTATGTAGTTACTAAAAATTATTTCTTAGATTACTATGAACTACTAAAAAAATCTGAATTTATTATTCTAGATTGTCCATTTGACTACAGAGTCAGTGGAACTTTTTATGAAGCAATGAATTTTAATAAAAAAATTGTCATTCTTGAAAAAGAAGGTATATTTATGAAGGAAATGAAAAATCAATATCCTAACTCAATTAAAAACTTTACTGATGAAAAAATAAAATGGAAAAAAACAGAAGTTGATTTTAGTCGCTTTATTTTAAAACATTCATCTGCATCTATACTAAATGCTTTTATAGAATCACAAAATGAAAGTTAAAGTTCAAATTTATTATTTAGTCAATAAACTAAATAATATTATATACAACTTATTGCCTTTCTTCTGGATGCGAAAACTTTATTTTTCTTCATTAGGAAATAAAATTGGTAAAAATTCTTTTATACACTCAAAAGTTCGCTTCTTTTGCGTTGGGAAAATTTTTATAGGTAATAATTCTACTGTTAATTTTAATTGCTATTTAGATTCCAGATGTGGCCTACATATTGGGAATAATGTGATGATAGGGCATAACTCAAAACTTTACACATTAGGTCATGATGTAAATTCTGCTATTTTTGAGTCTAAAGGGGAAAAGATAATTATCGAAGATAATGTTGTTTTATTTTCAAATGTTTTAGTAATGCCTGGTTCAGTTTTAAAAGAGGGTTGTGTGGTTTATACAGGAGCTATTGTGACAGGTGTCTTAGAACCTTACACAATTTATGCTGGTGTTCCAGCAGAAAAAATAAATATTCGAAATAGAGAGATTAATTATAAATTAAACCACGGGTTCTGGTTTGGAAATTGACAATACGGTAACAATATTTGACCCTCTATCTATTGATGGACTTAGTGGTTATACTGCGGGACTTTGCGAAGGTCTTTATAACAATGGAAAGAAAGTAGATTTAATCTGTAATAAAAATTATCCATTTTCATCTGATAATTATGTGATAAAGCGATTTTTCTTTAATTACACTCAGAATTTTAAAAAATCTAAAATCAGGACTTATTTAAGAGGTTTAGAATATTTCTACAATTGGATAAAAGTCTTGCTTTATTTGTATGAGAAAAAACCAAGTACTTTACATATTATTTGGTTACTTCATTATAGAATAGACCGTTTTTTTTTAAAAATTTTACAATTATTTTTTAACAAAATTGTAATAGTTTATACTGCACATAATGTAATACCACATAATGCTACACCTATTCAAATAAAACACTTAAAACAGATATATTCTAAATTTGATACAATAATTGTTCATGGAACTTATTTGAAAAAAAAATTGTTAGAAATTTTTCCTAGAATAGACAATTCCAATATTATAATTTCTAAGCATGGGATAAAGAAAGAATTGAAAAATGAAGAAGGATCAATAGATATAAGTATTAAAGAATTTCTATCTCAAAAAAATAAAAAGATCGTATTATTTTTAGGTTTGTTAAATTATAACAAAGGTGTGGATCTTTTGTATAAACAATGGATTCATTTAAAAAAAGATAATGTCTTATTAGTAATTGCAGGTCAAAAAAATTCAGCATATAGAGAATTAGCTAATATTGAACATCAAATTAGTAGCGATAAAACTGTACTATATCTACCAAAATATCTAACTAATATAGAAGTTTCTTATCTATTCAAAAATTGCCATTGTGTTTTGCTTCCCTATAGGCACGGAAGTGTTAGCGGAGTATTATTTGATGCCTCTTTTCACAAAAAGCCAACATTTTCTACAAATTTTGGAGCTATTAGAGATTATATAATAGATAATAAAACAGGTTTTGTCAGTTTTAAAGGTTCGGAAGGAATAAAGGAACTACTCAGAATAATTAACGATTTATCTATAAATGATCTTGAGAACATGGGGAAGAACGCTTTTGTACATTTTAAAGAAAACTATGATTGGGATAATATTTGTCAGAAGCTTTTACCTTATTATAAGTAGCTATATTATTAATTTCTATTGAAAATAAGTTATCAATGCAGTTAGGTTATTTTAAAAAATTTAAATTCGAATTAATAGGAAAAAAATTACTGTGCCTTTCTCTCTGCTTATTTTCAACATTTCCCTTATTAAATTATGGATTATTAACAACTATCAATATAGTTTTCTTGACAGTTTATTTAACTAACTCTAAATCAACTAATTTTCTACATAGTAAGGAAAATTGGATGCGCTTTCTAGGAATAACATTATATCTATTTATTATATTTCTTAGTCTAGCCTATTCAGAAAATGTAGAATTAGGCTTGAAGATTATTAAAAAGTCTCTTTTTCTTTTAGTATTTCCCTTCATTTTATTGTTTTTTGAATGTAAAATACCAAAAAGACATATTAAATTGGCCTACCATTCGTTTGTACTAGTTTCATTTTTAATAGGGTTATATGTGTTTTTTGAATCGGTAAATAAAGTTGGCATTATTAAAATTTTTTATACCTCTGAGGTTAGAAGAACTATATCTAACTTTAAATATTTAGACTTACATCCTACATATATTTCAATGTATTTTTCCATGTCAGGATATATTTGTAGTTATTATTTAAGTAGTAAAAAAAATAATCTAATTAGAAAGATTTGTTACCTTGTTATAATCATTTGCTTCATTTTATTTATTGTAATTTGCGCTGCTAGAATTATTATTATAGCCAATTTTTTAATTCTGATTAGTTATTTTTTAATAAAGTCGTCAGCAAAGGTATATTTTAAAGTACTTCTTACTATATTCATGATTTTATTCTTTTATTATGCGTCAACAAATGTTTTTATAATAAGTTCAAGATTTACGAACTTTAATTTTGAATTACCAACAACCGACCAACCATCTTCTATAGAAATTCGGACAGGAATCTATAGTTGTTCTTTTGAAATTGTAAAAGATAATTTATGGTTAGGTATTGGAATTGGTGATGTTCAAAGTAGCCTTGACAAATGTTATAGTAAATTTAATTCGAGTTTTTTTGAAAAAAATAAAGTGGATACGCATAATTATTATAGTTATTTATTAATATCGGGAGGTATTCTTGCGTTATCCTCGTTTTTTGTATTTGTAGTAACAATCTATAGAGAAATTCTAAACTCTTTAAATATTATAAATTTCAGCTTCGTACTTTTGTTGATTGTGGGTTTACTTACTGAAAACGTGTTGTTAAGGGCATATGGGATAGTTTTTTTCTGCTTTTTTCTAACTACTATTCTCACAAGAGAAAATATTAAACCTTCGATGTCATAATATCTATATTTTTATTAAAAACTAGATTAGTTTAATTGGAAGAACTTAAATAAGTCCACTTAAAGATGTTTATTTTTACTACCTAAGTATTTCTAGTAAAATATTTTAAAAAAATATAAAAGCTCCCAAAATTGATTTCAATTATTACTCCCGTATACAATTCAGAAAAATTTATCAAGAAAACAATTCTTTCCGTCCTAAACCAATCCTATAAAAACTGGGAACATGTATTAGTAGATGATTGTTCTGTAGATAATTCTAAACAAATCATAAAAGAATATGAGTATAAGGATAAAAGAATAAAGTATTTTAAGTTGGATAAAAACTCCGGAGCAGCAGTAGCTAGAAATAAAGGTATTGAATTAGCAAAAGGAAGATATATTGCCTTTTTAGATAGCGATGATTCCTGGCACCCCAATAAATTAGAAAAACAGCTACATTTCATGACATCAAATCATTATAGTTTTACGCACACTGCTTATAATCAGATTTCGGAAAGTTCCGGAAAGGTAGTTAAAACCATAACTCCAAAATATATGATAACCTACAATGAAGCCCTATATTACAACCCTATAGGATGTCTTACGGTTATGTATGATACCAAATATTTAGGTAAATTATTCATGCCACTTATAAGAAAACGTCAGGATTACGCACTATGGCTTAAAATTCTTAAAATTACGAATGCGTATTGTTTAACAGAAAGTCTAGCTAACTATTTAGTAAGAACAAATTCTATCTCATCTAATAAAAAAAGTCTTTTAACGTATCAATGGAAGCTTTATCATAAAATTGAAGGTTTATCCAAATTTAAAAGCGGTTATTTTATCCTAATGAATATTCTTCATAAATTTAAATGGTAAAGAATATTTAAATAGTTAATAATACTTTATTCCCGTAAGATTATAATTCTATATTTGTAAAAAGTAAAAATACTATAGCACAAAAATACACTTAAAGCATGAATAAAATTTTTACTCTCAACATTGTTGAAAGAAAAATTTTTTTATATATCGGTGACTTAATCATTGTAGTTTTCTTTCTATTTCTTATGACAAGATATACATTAAAAGGTACTTTTAATGTTGATCGGTATGAAGTGCCAGTAATTGTTCTAGGCATAGCTTTGTTTACTATAATTGCTTATATAATTGATATTTATAATCTAGAACGTGCTGCAAAAGCCGTACATATTTTTAGATCTTCCTTAATTGTCGGTTTACTTTATTCTTTTGGAATTTTCTTTTTGACTATCATAATTATAAACACTACTATTAGTCGACCTTACTTAATTGCTTTTTTGACCTTAATGCCATTTTCCTTAACAGCATGGAGATTAATAAGTAGTAATTTTTTTATTTCTACCCCATTTTTAAAAAAAGTTATTTATATCTACGAGAATCAATTTGAAAGTGAGGTAAAAAAAAACATAAAAAATATTCAGGGACATAAAAATTCTAACGGTTTTAAAGTAAAGTTCAAAATTTCCACTTGTCATAAAACGTTTACGAAAAATTCGGATCGATTAATTAAAATACTTCCAAAAGTAGATACTATTATCCTTAGAATTCAAAACTATCAAGAAGTGTCAAAAGAATTAGAAAGTTTTTTGACAAGGGCTATGTTCATTGGTAAAGAAGTCTTTACATATACTTCTTTTTATGAAACTTCTCATGAAGCACTTCCCATTCATTTGGTCGGAAATAATTTTTACGAAGTACTTCAACTAAAAAACTCCAAAACACATTACATATATGTCTTGTTCAAAAAATTAATTGATATAATCTTATGTACTACAATAGGTATTCCTTTTATGATAATTACACCAATAATAATTTTTATAAATTTATTTTTTAATAAAGGTCCTCTTTTTTATAAACAAAAACGTTTAGGTAAAAAAGGTAAAGAATTTTATGTATATAAGTTTAGGTCTATGGTTACTAATGCAGAAAAGGATGGTGCTAGAATGTCAACTATGAATGATTCAAGAGTAACCCCTTTTGGTAGTATAATGAGGAAATTGAGAATTGACGAAATACCGCAAATTATTTCTGTTTTACAAGGTAATATGAGTTTTATAGGACCTAGACCAGAACGAAAATTTTTTGTTGATCAATTAGATGAAATGAATCCTTTTTATTCAGTGAGACATGTTATAAAACCTGGTATTACAGGTTGGGCTCAAGTAAAATATAAATATGGGGAAAATTTGGACGATTCCTTAAAAAAATTAGAATACGATTTGTACTATATAAAAAATCGATCTGTTACTCTAGACTTAAGAATTTTATTTAAAACTATAACAACTGTTATTTTTTCAAGAGGAGTTTAGCTTTTTTAGTTGCGGTTATCTATTTGCCTAAATTTCTTAATTGCATAGGTGCATTTAAAGATCAAACAGGATTGATAAATGGTATCATCTTTATATAACTCGTAGTAATAGTCTTATCTTTAACCAATTTTAGTTAGTAGTTATTATTTGAATAAATATCTATGTCAGAAAGTATTCTAGTCACCGGGGGAGCAGGTTTTATAGGTTCCAATTTTATTTCTTACTTATTAGAACAACAGCCAGATATTAAAATTATTAATATAGATAAATTAACCTATGCCGGAGATAAGCAAAATCTTAAAGAATTAGAAAATAGTAAACAGTATAGTTTTATTCAAGGAGATATATGCGATAGAAACCTTATTGAACAATTATTTAGAAAGTATAATTTTAGTGGAGTCATACATCTAGCGGCCGAATCACACGTTGATAATTCGATATTGGGCCCTGATATTTTTATCAAAACTAATGTGAACGGAACATTTGTGCTTCTGGATGTAGCCAGAATTCATTGGATGAGCGCTCCTTTTCAATATAAAAAAGGTTGTGAGAAAAATCGATTTCATCATGTTTCTACAGATGAAGTATATGGAACTTTAGGAAAGACAGGACTGTTTAAAGAAACAACATCAT from Aquimarina sp. ERC-38 includes these protein-coding regions:
- a CDS encoding oligosaccharide flippase family protein, which codes for MLEKFKINPNYFGILKNFSYLSLFQILNLFVPLIIYPYLINQLGKENYGIVIYAQAITAFFAVIVNFGFNITGTKDVSIYRNNIRKLSQIVCTILLIKAVLFLISIILLLIFIHTIIDTREQDLLFLFSIYVAVNEFLFPLWYFQGVEKMKFISIINFITKFLSIILIFLFIHSSKDGTTLQFIFFITSILGGAISLFIIFYVDKIRLILLPRNEIIILIKKSFYVFVSKGCFLFTESISKIIIEKNFGTADLAVYDLGIRIMAILKKPFLILTQAVYPNLSSTKDMTFSKKILIRSIITSFILYGIIILLSNQISLFFLSEENSLLNLTILIMGLSVPLTAITWGLGENMLVVMGFYKEYNISTILQMITFFICILIYYTVYNSISFNFILVLYILPILSEVVYRYKSVKSFKLI
- a CDS encoding O-antigen ligase family protein, with the translated sequence MSGYICSYYLSSKKNNLIRKICYLVIIICFILFIVICAARIIIIANFLILISYFLIKSSAKVYFKVLLTIFMILFFYYASTNVFIISSRFTNFNFELPTTDQPSSIEIRTGIYSCSFEIVKDNLWLGIGIGDVQSSLDKCYSKFNSSFFEKNKVDTHNYYSYLLISGGILALSSFFVFVVTIYREILNSLNIINFSFVLLLIVGLLTENVLLRAYGIVFFCFFLTTILTRENIKPSMS
- a CDS encoding exopolysaccharide biosynthesis polyprenyl glycosylphosphotransferase yields the protein MNKIFTLNIVERKIFLYIGDLIIVVFFLFLMTRYTLKGTFNVDRYEVPVIVLGIALFTIIAYIIDIYNLERAAKAVHIFRSSLIVGLLYSFGIFFLTIIIINTTISRPYLIAFLTLMPFSLTAWRLISSNFFISTPFLKKVIYIYENQFESEVKKNIKNIQGHKNSNGFKVKFKISTCHKTFTKNSDRLIKILPKVDTIILRIQNYQEVSKELESFLTRAMFIGKEVFTYTSFYETSHEALPIHLVGNNFYEVLQLKNSKTHYIYVLFKKLIDIILCTTIGIPFMIITPIIIFINLFFNKGPLFYKQKRLGKKGKEFYVYKFRSMVTNAEKDGARMSTMNDSRVTPFGSIMRKLRIDEIPQIISVLQGNMSFIGPRPERKFFVDQLDEMNPFYSVRHVIKPGITGWAQVKYKYGENLDDSLKKLEYDLYYIKNRSVTLDLRILFKTITTVIFSRGV
- a CDS encoding acyltransferase, translating into MKVKVQIYYLVNKLNNIIYNLLPFFWMRKLYFSSLGNKIGKNSFIHSKVRFFCVGKIFIGNNSTVNFNCYLDSRCGLHIGNNVMIGHNSKLYTLGHDVNSAIFESKGEKIIIEDNVVLFSNVLVMPGSVLKEGCVVYTGAIVTGVLEPYTIYAGVPAEKINIRNREINYKLNHGFWFGN
- a CDS encoding glycosyltransferase family 2 protein, which codes for MISIITPVYNSEKFIKKTILSVLNQSYKNWEHVLVDDCSVDNSKQIIKEYEYKDKRIKYFKLDKNSGAAVARNKGIELAKGRYIAFLDSDDSWHPNKLEKQLHFMTSNHYSFTHTAYNQISESSGKVVKTITPKYMITYNEALYYNPIGCLTVMYDTKYLGKLFMPLIRKRQDYALWLKILKITNAYCLTESLANYLVRTNSISSNKKSLLTYQWKLYHKIEGLSKFKSGYFILMNILHKFKW
- a CDS encoding glycosyltransferase family 4 protein — protein: MEIDNTVTIFDPLSIDGLSGYTAGLCEGLYNNGKKVDLICNKNYPFSSDNYVIKRFFFNYTQNFKKSKIRTYLRGLEYFYNWIKVLLYLYEKKPSTLHIIWLLHYRIDRFFLKILQLFFNKIVIVYTAHNVIPHNATPIQIKHLKQIYSKFDTIIVHGTYLKKKLLEIFPRIDNSNIIISKHGIKKELKNEEGSIDISIKEFLSQKNKKIVLFLGLLNYNKGVDLLYKQWIHLKKDNVLLVIAGQKNSAYRELANIEHQISSDKTVLYLPKYLTNIEVSYLFKNCHCVLLPYRHGSVSGVLFDASFHKKPTFSTNFGAIRDYIIDNKTGFVSFKGSEGIKELLRIINDLSINDLENMGKNAFVHFKENYDWDNICQKLLPYYK